TTCATTCTCACAGGACTTACACAACAACCAGAGTGGCAAATTCCCCTGTTTCTGCTGTTCTTTATGATATATCTCATCACCATCATGGGAAACACTGGTTTGATTTCACTCATCTACAATGACCCTCAACTTCATATCCCAATGTACTCTTTTCTTGGGAATTTGGCCTTTGTGGATACTTGGTTATCATCCACAGTGACCCCCAAGATGCTAGTCAACTTCCTGGTCAAGAGTAAGACAATCTCTCTCTCTGAATGCAAGGTACAATTCTTTTCCTTTGCAATCAGTGTAACCACAGAATGTTTTTTGCTGGCAACAATGGCATATGATCGCTATGTAGCCATTTGCAAACCGTTATTTTATCCAGTGATTATGACCAATAGACTATGCATGCAGCTGCTAGTCTCATCATTTGTAGGTGGCCTTATTCATGCCTTAATTCATACAGGTTTTTTATTCAGATTAACCTTTTGTAACTCTAACATAATACTTCATTTTTACTGTGATGTCATGCCACTGATTAAAGTTTCTTGTACTGATCCTTCTATTAATATTCtgatgatatttattttctctggctCAATACAGGTGTTCACCATTCTGATAGTTCTTGTCTCATATACACTTGTTCtctttacaatattaaaaaagaaatctttgcaaGGCTTAAGgaaggccttctccacctgtggggCCCAcctcctgtctgtctctttatACTATGGGCCTCTTCTTTTCATGTATGTGGGGCCTGGATCCACACAAGCAGATGACCAAGATATGATGGACTCTTTATTTTACACTGTCATAATTCCTTTCTTAAATCCAATTATTTACAGCCTGAGAAATAAGAAAGTTATAGATTCCCTGACA
The sequence above is a segment of the Bos mutus isolate GX-2022 chromosome 1, NWIPB_WYAK_1.1, whole genome shotgun sequence genome. Coding sequences within it:
- the LOC102271746 gene encoding olfactory receptor 5H8; the encoded protein is METKNATELREFILTGLTQQPEWQIPLFLLFFMIYLITIMGNTGLISLIYNDPQLHIPMYSFLGNLAFVDTWLSSTVTPKMLVNFLVKSKTISLSECKVQFFSFAISVTTECFLLATMAYDRYVAICKPLFYPVIMTNRLCMQLLVSSFVGGLIHALIHTGFLFRLTFCNSNIILHFYCDVMPLIKVSCTDPSINILMIFIFSGSIQVFTILIVLVSYTLVLFTILKKKSLQGLRKAFSTCGAHLLSVSLYYGPLLFMYVGPGSTQADDQDMMDSLFYTVIIPFLNPIIYSLRNKKVIDSLTKVLKRDGCIS